The following DNA comes from Vigna radiata var. radiata cultivar VC1973A chromosome 4, Vradiata_ver6, whole genome shotgun sequence.
NNNNNNNNNNNNNNNNNNNNNNNNNNNNNNNNNNNNNNNNNNNNNNNNNNNNNNNNNNNNNNNNNNNNNNNNNNNNNNNNNNNNNNNNNNNNNNNNNNNNNNNNNNNNNNNNNNNNNNNNNNNNNNNNNNNNNNNNNNNNNNNNNNNNNNNNNNNNNNNNNNNNNNNNNNNNNNNNNNNNNNNNNNNNNNNNNNNNNNNNNNNNNNNNNNNNNNNNNNNNNNNNNNNNNNNNNNNNNNNNNNNNNNNNNNNNNNNNNNNNNNNNNNNNNNNNNNNNNNNNNNNNNNNNNNNNNNNNNNNNNNNNNNNNNNNNNNNNNNNNNNNNNNNNNNNNNNNNNNNNNNNNNNNNNNNNNNNNNNNNNNNNNNNNNNNNNNNNNNNNNNNNNNNNNNNNNNNNNNNNNNNNNNNNNNNNNNNNNNNNNNNNNNNNNNNNNNNNNNNNNNNNNNNNNNNNNNNNNNNNNNNNNNNNNNNNNNNNNNNNNNNNNNNNNNNNNNNNNNNNNNNNNNNNNNNNNNNNNNNNNNNNNNNNNNNNNNNNNNNNNNNNNNNNNNNNNNNNNNNNNNNNNNNNNNNNNNNNNNNNNNNNNNNNNNNNNNNNNNNNNNNNNNNNNNNNNNNNNNNNNNNNNNNNNNNNNNNNNNNNNNNNNNNNNNNNNNNNNNNNNNNNNNNNNNNNNNNNNNNNNNNNNNNNNNNNNNNNNNNNNNNNNNNNNNNNNNNNNNNNNNNNNNNNNNNNNNNNNNNNNNNNNNNNNNNNNNNNNNNNNNNNNNNNNNNNNNNNNNNNNNNNNNNNNNNNNNNNNNNNNNNNNNNNNNNNNNNNNNNNNNNNNNNNNNNNNNNNNNNNNNNNNNNNNNNNNNNNNNNNNNNNNNNNNNNNNNNNNNNNNNNNNNNNNNNNNNNNNNNNNNNNNNNNNNNNNNNNNNNNNNNNNNNNNNNNNNNNNNNNNNNNNNNNNNNNNNNNNNNNNNNNNNNNNNNNNNNNNNNNNNNNNNNNNNNNNNNNNNNNNNNNNNNNNNNNNNNNNNNNNNNNNNNNNNNNNNNNNNNNNNNNNNNNNNNNNNNNNNNNNNNNNNNNNNNNNNNNNNNNNNNNNNNNNNNNNNNNNNNNNNNNNNNNNNNNNNNNNNNNNNNNNNNNNNNNNNNNNNNNNNNNNNNNNNNNNNNNNNNNNNNNNNNNNNNNNNNNNNNNNNNNNNNNNNNNNNNNNNNNNNNNNNNNNNNNNNNNNNNNNNNNNNNNNNNNNNNNNNNNNNNNNNNNNNNNNNNNNNNNNNNNNNNNNNNNNNNNNNNNNNNNNNNNNNNNNNNNNNNNNNNNNNNNNNNNNNNNNNNNNNNNNNNNNNNNNNNNNNNNNNNNNNNNNNNNNNNNNNNNNNNNNNNNNNNNNNNNNNNNNNNNNNNNNNNNNNNNNNNNNNNNNNNNNNNNNNNNNNNNNNNNNNNNNNNNNNNNNNNNNNNNNNNNNNNNNNNNNNNNNNNNNNNNNNNNNNNNNNNNNNNNNNNNNNNNNNNNNNNNNNNNNNNNNNNNNNNNNNNNNNNNNNNNNNNNNNNNNNNNNNNNNNNNNNNNNNNNNNNNNNNNNNNNNNNNNNNNNNNNNNNNNNNNNNNNNNNNNNNNNNNNNNNNNNNNNNNNNNNNNNNNNNNNNNNNNNNNNNNNNNNNNNNNNNNNNNNNNNNNNNNNNNNNNNAATTAACGTGCCCTAaattaaccctaatttttcTCTAATGCATCTCAGACTCATGTGcagagataattttttaaatcccaAAGTCAACGTGGCAAGCAATGGTGAGTTAGTGGAAGACTACGTGGTTCagccgttagccacatcactgTTCACACTAACGGAGTTTGTTTATAGGGACTAAAAGTAAGAATTACCAAACTTGGAGGATGAAATGCTATCAAAGTTTCATGcggggactaaaaccaaaattcagtgaaacttcagaactaaaagcatatttaacccttaaaaatatttttattttatttatttattaagtcaTCTAAAAAACTTATTCACCTTGTTATTTTAAGGTATtagttttgtttcattttcatattttttataaatttaataatactttttattttaattatcattatataaaattgtatcatTAATATGCATTACTACATAAGGAGGTACactatttgataattttatttgttattatattttaattaggcAAGTTTATtctttaacaaatataaaataatttattcacttaataaataaataaataatatttctttattttaaaataattaaataaattttcccTGTAAAAAggttttacataaatttttaatattactttaacataattaaatatatcatttaaaatatattatttagtactattttcaattatttatttataaaaatcataaaagtataaaattcataaagttatatatattttaaaaattatattattttaatgtaataaaaatatcaatatatggAAACAAGTGTATTTTACAAGCAAATTAATTAAGGGGATTATCttcttaattacttttttcagacaaattttaccattttatcatttagattttataattatcttttgaaatttagttaattataacaataaaattataaaaattatttacttatgaaatatttttataatttactttaataattcattttgtatttcttttatcataatataaaaatagacaCATATATGAAGGTATATGTATCTACTCGTATATATGATatctttttgataaaataatagattatttgaataatattcataataGCACTATATACGTacaaacatttaatttatttttaatatataaagtaCCTATacgaataaaattattagttagTGTAATAAacatactaaaaataatatactttaaaatttgtgataaaattggaatgataaaagaaaattggtTAAACCACTTAGGTTTTTCCAAGTttgattcttgtttttttagaatttttaattaagtcgtaaaaaatgtaaatttgaatcaattaagttttataattaaattgaattaacaGAATTAAATTGTTGATCACCTAACATTTTAACGTggtaaatttttaatatgtgaCATTTGTATAAGTTTAATCAtgaaatttgataatattaaacattttaaaattaggatTTAGTGGTGGAATTAGGTTTTGTATCTCTTTTAATTGATTCATATatcttctacttttttttttctcaattgattCGGTTACTaaggaaaatattttgtaagataaacttaaattttaaatatttatgatattattagttttgagtttagtaatatttgatttgattatgatagaaataaaataaagtttgttgaTATTCTAAcgttagtttttattatttgtagttGCTTCAAGTCCTATTTACACCTAtttaaaagttaacaaaaagTTGTCGATGTTTATATTaatcaaagagaaaaattatcTGTGTGGGTCTTTTAACATTCTTTAccaaggtgtttttttttttatatttttttttgttttcaatgatttaatattattatttttttttcttttttgtattcgGATTTGTATTTAGTGGGAGAGTTCAGCGTGAATTTTGTCTCGTgtcttttaaattgaaatatcaaTTTATGTGTTTAGGTGTTGTGATTGCGAAGTTATTTCGTGCTATATTCAGATCCTAAAAATGAACTCTGCATAACTGTGGGCACTGCTAGAGATAATTTGTATAAGTTCCCTTCCTCTGTCCCTGTTAGCATCCTTCTTTATCATCTGAAGACAAGGGGATGCTGGCGGAGTTTCTGGTTCCTTGGAAACATTTTCTGTATTCAGAGTGGCTATGATGCTGTTGCTTATCTCTTATTTTTGATTTTGAAGTTTTGATGTGCATAAATGTGCTTCTTAGTATGTATGTGTAACATCTGgataaacaataaataacaataaatgaaTGTTTGTATTACTAAGGAAACTTTATTTGGTGATATCAACTGTTAGGTCCTAGAGATTAAGTGATAGAAATGTCAGAGAATTATATTTTAGGGTCAGATGAATGAAAAGATTAAGATATGATTTAAATTTGGTTGGTAGAATTAAAATATGAGATAAATTAGATACTAAAGGATAAAAAGATTACAATATGAGAAACCCGCTAAAGGTGAGCCATGGGAGACTTAatatatataagcatgtaagataaagaagaaaaaaaaaatggaagatagGAAGGCAGAGAAGAGACACCCATAGGTATAGGATCTAAGTAACCCTTGCAACCTTAGATTTTCTgctataattgatttaaatgtTTGTTGAAATTCATGAATGAATGTGTTTAGGGTTCAATTTAGAATTGAAATAAAGTTATGCATAATTAGTGATTCCATAAGAGGATTTTAAAAATGTTCTCTTCTAACTTCTCTGGAAGCTGAAATGCATAAGTTGATTTTACCTTGTCGGAGAAACTCAATTCATTTTACCTTAATTCGTCTCtccttcttattttcttcactTAGAAGTGTTTACTGAGAAATTTATCTAAATTTCAATGGTTTTATCTTGTTGTCTTAGAATTTAACGTTTGAAGAGATAGTGTCTTGCCCTCAAGAGcagaatatataatttcttatatggaacttaaataatcaaaacaCGAGAAAAAATCTCTCTCTAATTAGTCTTATGTGGAAACTTGTAGAATATTAAGTGGTCGAACTGTAAATTTAGTCTagtatttttatgtttcttattttacGTATAATCTCAGCTGTATCTAGACTTACACGTAAGTCACGATCTTCCACCATAACATAACTTTTCAAAGAACTACTTGTATGtgaatgaaaatgtttttcaattttgccATTTTACTATGAATTTAGACATTAGAATTAACTGAATATTTGTCGCTTTTGGTCCCATTTATCATGCTCAAATGTTCACCATTTTTTGTCTTATAGAAATCTATTCAATGCTATGTGTATGAATTGTTTACCCAGACTTTTAATAGCAGTTTGATCATCAGATCAATTGCATAAGAAACCTTTGGTTACAATTGGTGAATTATCTAATGGTTGGGAATTCTTCTGCAGCTAGTAATAGTGGAAGAAAGTCAGTAATTTCAATGTACTTGAGGAGAATACAATGCAGGAGAGATCGATTGTGGGCTTTGGTGTTGCAGCCATCAAAATACTTCTTTAGGCCAAGATTCTCTGATCATCAATACTTTCAATCTTTGTCCCCAAAGACTGCTGTGGAAGAGTATGGTTCACATGGCAGGATCATCAGAGAACGTCTTTTAGGTTCATATTCATGTAAACATAGTTCTTCTACAATTACTTTTGCTGCTCGGGACAAAAGGCCTAGTTTATGTCATAACAGTACTCAGTTACGTGCCTATAGTTCTGAAAGTGATGGAAGAAATGCAAGTGAGGATAAACAAGAACATGTTAATGATGGAACCAACTTTGATAACAGGCAGAATCAACAAGAGAAGTTTGGGAAAGAGGTTGAGTACTGCAATGCACATGCACGACTTGGAGAACAGGAACAAGAGGAATGGCTTAATAATCAGAGGCTAactatagaaaataaaaggagaGAATCACCATTTTTGACAAGGAGGGATAAGTTTAAAAATGAGTTCAGAAGAAGAATTATTCCTtgggaaaaaataaatatttcctGGGACACATTTCCTTATCATATTCAGTAATTACTATTCTTCctatttgttctttttttaatttggtatcttctcttatatgatttttattgtgtaattaaattttatttttgcaccTGCagtgaaaatacaaaaaatcttCTTGTGGAATGTGCTGCTTCCCATTTGAGACATAATAAGTGTGCTTCAACTTTTGGTACTCGGCTCTCATCTTCAAGTGGGAGAATATTGCTTGAGAGCATTCCTGGTTTGTCATTTGTTCCTTATTTTGTGTCCTTGTTATtctatttaatttgtaatgttTATTTTGGATGCCATTTGACTAGCATTTATTGCtcaaaatttcattataatttttgcCTTATAGCCAAATGTTGATGTTGTCTTTTTAACTTCAGGCACTGAGCTGTATCGTGAGAGATTGGTTAGAGCTCTTGCACAAGATTTACAAGTTCCTCTTTTAGTGCTCGATAATAGCATCCTTGCTCCTTATGTATGTTCTGGAAGAGTTTAGACACTATATTAGAAGGGGAaccataaagaaaatatttaccttATTTGAATTGTTATGCAGGACATTGATGATGATTTATCATCGGTCTACGAGTCTGATGATGATAATGCAGAGTCTGGGAAGGAGGGTTCTCTCGAATCAGagaatgatgatgataatgaagTCAGCAATGAAGAAGAGTGGTTTAGCAGTACAGAGGCAAAGTCAGATGCAAGAGACAATGAAGAGGCTAGCAGTACAGAGGCAAAGAttgtttatgtttaatttttatactgataAGTAATAGGAAATCATTGTTTGCATGTGcataacaaaataatgaaataaagatttctaaatttatattactaGATTGAAAAGGAAGGGAAAGTTTATTGTAAGTAAAACTGTTGTTAGTCTTCTCTTTAGAATTATTAGTATATAggattataaataaactttgaAGTTTGAATTCATTCCGTTACCACTGATAGTTCAATGTCTTACCCTTACCCTAAATTTTTGACAGATTGTGGCTGGAGAATCTGAGAGTTCCGAATCCTCCAAGTCTAATTCTAATGATACCAAATCTTCTGATAAGTCTGGATGCCAGCTAAAGAAAGGTAACATGTTCAGCTGGCTGGAACTTCAATCATACACATGAACTTGCTAGATGTGATTTTATCATACATTTTCTACTTGCAAGCAAAACTAAGATGTCAATTTTCCTCATCCTATCTAGGATTATATATTTACTTGTTGTCCATTACTTGCCTTTTTCCTTTATGATGTCTCAAAGTTGAAATTGTGGGCTTTTTGCAATAGAGTGAGAAGAGACTGAATAATATTTACTGTGTATTATCATACATTGCAATGATATGTAATGGGGTAATAAACCTAAATAATTCAcccatatttatattaataatcctaaataatgaaacaaacCACAAAATATTAGAGAACATGAAAACTTTGAAAATGTGGATACTAATCCAAATCACACATACATACTGAGAATTTGGGCTTAGAGCCAAATTCAATAATGTGAAACTGGCTCGTAAAGTGATGAAAGTTCAACCTTTTATAAGCTTTTTTAACCCATATTTATAGTTGATATGTAAATAACTCCCTGTCCATGAGGCTGTGGTTAAGGCAACCTCCAAAGATGCTGCAACTTGGGTGGCCTAGGAGTTATCATAATTAAGGTGATTTTCCAATAGTATTGATATTATGAGGTATTCCAACAAATACTCCTCTGAACTTTCAGATTTCCTTTTCTCATGCTTCATCAATCCAGTATCCAGTTTCccaataatgaaaaagaatttaactTCAATTAATGGTTGATCAATCCATACAAAACATTAGGAATAGAAACAAACCCTTTATTGAGAAATAGAGATTTAAATGACGATGTAATagaattcaaattacaaaaaaaaatcaagattaTGATTCATTATCCCATACCCTAGAGATCTATTTACACACTATGGAAGAAAAGacaaatagaagaaagaaaataggggAGATGGAATTCAATGTAGGATTTGATGAATCTGCATTTTGATTTCCCAATACTGAATCACAACGGCCACCAAACGTAGTGTCAAATGGTGCTAAAGAAAGGGAAATTAGATATTCATCCTTTTGGGATATCAAGATTTGAAACAATTCTATAATAGAAGTGAACTTTAGAATGCGTCTTCAAATAGATGCTCTGATCCTAAATGCTTGAAATTCTTGTTTGGTCTCTTAATATGATGGGATTTTGCAGCCCTGTCATTTGTGACAGCCTTTACTTTTTCTCCTTCACATGGCCCTCtttctattttgattttatgtttttgatgaTATCTTATGCATCCCTTTGTTGTACTTAATCACTTATTAGATATGAAAGTAAATAGAGTCTCAGGTTCTTCATGGTGTTGAGAACTTTTAAAATGTGAATGTAAGCATAACTTAAGCTCACAAAATCGACTCACGTAGTGAGGGTTGCATATACTTACTGGATCATAGACTATTTATCTTGAACATAAGACTGAATATTTGTGTGTGGTTTTTATAGTGGCTTGAGAGTGGGAACAGTCTATATATCTGTGTCCTTTGAGCATCTCTTTTCTTTCTAGCAACTGCTGTGCCCTTTGACTGTATTTGCTCTCTAGTAGCCATTGCACTCTCCAACcaattttttatcaatagtCGCAACGGTGCCAtccaatattttttgataatgcTGACTCGTGTGATACACATGCTCCAACTTGAGGGAGTGTCAAAGTTTTacaaaaatgaactttaagcctaattcatTCTCACAAAATTGGCTAGTAAGATGAAATTTGCACCTATTTACATTTTATGAATCTGTCtaatctctagtcaatgtggaaTCTGTAACACATTCCATTCATGCCAAAACATATACATATCGAATGTtggactagacattaatggatgATCTAATAATGGTGACATGATAAGGCCAATAGGCTTTGGatgactttgataccatctcaagtttataaaaaaataagttctcTCTTATTCAGTCTCATTACATACATttgatatatatacattaattggATAAATTTGGAAATAAGTACTGTATATATATTCTAGGAAACAAATCCATAAGATTTTGGGATTGGTATGttagtaataaaaattaaaaacaataggAATCAATTACAAAACTTCCTAATGTATCTCAACATAAAGATATCTTGTCATTATATACTTTATCTGCTCCAGCAACAATTTGGCTGACTTGTGTTAACGATATCTGCACAGGCTAGTCTTATATGATACGTATGCCCCAACTTTAGAGATATGATTTGATTACATTGAATAGGGAGATATTGGTACGATTTAATAGGGAAATATCTTTCCAAATATTTTCTACTATTAGATCTTTGtcattataaataagaatgtTCATGTGTGGACTCAACACAGAGAATTTATTACATTACTTCCAGGTTTCTCTCTTCTCAGCAAGGTACTAGAGTGGTACCATCCTCCATGACCTGTTTTCTTTCTAATCTTTTAAACAAGAGCCTTCTATTTGGGTTAAAAGTTTTTACACTGTATTTGTTACTTTTGTTATCTGACCTCACCTTGAGGGATGAGACTTTGTAGTTGCTGTTATTGTTGTTTTATGTTGCAAATTTGTTGTCGGGAAAgataatttatatgtttgttgTTCTTGTGATATCGAATGAATTTAAGATTTAGCAAACTATTAATAACTTACCCTTCTAAGCTAGTTTATTTGCTTCCAATTTTCAACTATTTCAAGCATTAACGTAAATATCTACATTACTGCAACATTACATTTTGTAGGTGACCGTGTGAGGTACACTGGGCCATCTGTTCAAGTTACAGACGAGGATAGGTAATAAAATGATTTCCCCCTTTTTCGCCTATGTAGGCCATCATCTCCTACAAAATTACAGTTTTTTTTGGCTAaacattcatttaatttattgaataaagcATGCCTAATAAATTTGGAGCTAAGTACATCAAGTTGCTTACACTTGTTACCATGACTGCTAACGTGACTGATTCTGATAAAACGCTTTGGAAGATTTTCCTCGTTTGCACAACTCAGCTACATAAAATATGTAATCTTGTTAATGTAGACACTTGCACACAAGAGAACTGCATAGATGATACACTGACAGTCTCATAGGTGACGCTTTCAAGGGTTACTCCTGACCACTTTGGACTTTGTTTTCGAGTCTGAAGCTGAGAAATTTATGTGATTCTTAATTAGATTGTTGTGTaaaaacacaagaaagaatCTTCATTCTTTAATAAGATGCTAAATATTGCAGAAATAATGACAGTTAGTATTTGCAAGACGTTGAAATGATTATTATATGTGTGTGATTTTCATGCTTGTGGCTCCTGGTAACATGTGGTTAGAACAGTGGTGCTATTGGTAATTGTAGAGGAAGTGGTGACACCGCACCTGTGTGATTGGAATTCGTAAACCTGAGGAGTATAGTGTGAAAAGGGAAACAGCTTTCCACAGATTTTCATATACTGATTTCTTTCCTATACAACGGTTTAGTCACATGAATATTGTATTTCTATATCTTGAACTAATGATTCACCGAAGTCTTTCAAGGAACTGAAAATAGAAGTTCTAAAAATGATAATCTGATTTTCGAGCAGAcaagtattttatatttgtctATATCAAATTGGAGAAGTAAGTGTTTTTCAGTGGATATCTTTGCTCTTGTCCATTTATCTTGTGATGGAATTAATGAATTATATATGCCAATGCTTGTGAGCGTTTATATTattataccatttttttttcttttaaatagtattccattttttttataataataagttcCAAGACTTTCCACTTAAGTGTGTTTGATGCTACTTGCAAGTGCTTGGTTAGTGGGTGTGAGcgagttatataattttatacttacGTACTTTAGGAGTTTGTGTAATATGTAGTTTGGTCTGTCTGATTTTCCTTTGAATTTGGAGATATCTGTCTGCTGTTGATATCTTTTTGTAGAAAAATCTAGTTCTACGTAGACTAGTGATATGATTAAAATAGAGTATATTAATGAGGGTACAAATCTCATTTTAAAAGTTGGTTTTTCAgattgagttaagcttaaaccTAACCTACTATTCCTAGACCTTATGTGATCAAATGTGAGAACATAATGAGAGTTCCTTAGTGAAACAAAACACTGAATAGGGAATGATGTGCACATGGTCTAGgaataattgaatatatttgtattaattggGATCTTGTTAACTGAAGAGCAATGCATTGGTCTTTTCGCCACACCTTTTTGTAGGTTTTAGGAGAAGGAAGGACGGTAAGGTGTTGTGTGTTATGCTCTCAGGGAGGGTATGTAGCATATTAGGTTTGAGTCCGATGCAAGTTCACCTATAAATTTTCTTTGGATAGGATAGTTTTCCGGTCTTCTTTGTGGACATGCAAAGGgaattatttctcttttagGTTCActttttattcctatttttctATGTTTCTTCTGCGTGGGAGGATTCCTGATTGTCTTATTTGTCTTGTGTTTTATAATCATTATCACAACTCGTAAACAAtaacaaaactaataaatttttcaaaaacttttatgTTGTGTAATATCACGACGGGGTGTttgattattcattttttttatttctgtatTAGGGAaaaatgtgtaatcaatttcTTACCCTTGCACTTGACGTGTATTTTTGACCATGCAATAATGGGAAAAAATTAACCTGATTTTTGTAAATTTGCATTCTTTTCATGAAGTTCAGATGCGTTGGCTTGCTATTTTACGTGTTTCTTTTTGAGGATTTCTTATCCCCTtgtttgtttccttcacctctatctttataaattatttttttataaaaagaataaaaagttcaaaatatgaaatatgttGAAAAACTTAAGGATGTATTGTTACTTTCTTTGTACATTTGCAAAATCTCAATATTCataatcttttttatcttcaattcaGTGTGGCTGGCTAGTcctctaatatattttttttaagggcTAAATTATGTATTTGGTCCCTCTATATATTGCAATTTACCTATTTGGTCTCAAAAAAATTTCCATTCCTATGTACTTCTTTTGATAGGCTCCTTTTTTTTTGTCCATAAAAGGCCAGCACGACTCTTAAAAATTAGGGACCAAATGAGACACTTTTGATATTTAGAGGGACCAGATGAAAAGCTTGTGATATTATAAACCAAAAAGTAAGCAAAAAACAGTACTTGAAAGACAAAAGTAACAGAAGGCTAACAAAAGATCTGCATGGACAATggaaaaacattaaaaggaCCTTGGATACTCTGGGGtgtaaaacatataatttaccCTGTTTTCTGAATGAATTTCGTATTGTCCTTTCCAGGGCATTGACTTTGGTGTGTGATATTGATGTGTACAGTTAATAGTTGGGATGTCAACGATTCATTTTTCTGCCATTCATGATGTGCTTAAAGTTGTGACTTGGTTTTTCTTTAATATCATTCTTCACGATATTTTTGGTAATTTGATATACAgaacatattaatattaagtGCAAGTGAGATTTTCAAAAAGTGTTTGTTGCTTTCACGTCCTTAtttgttttccaattttaaCCTATTCAGATATATTGCAGACCTTTAACTAATGGTCAGAGAGGAGAGGTATATGAGGTCAATGGCGTTCGAGTTGCAGTCATCTGGGATATTAATGAAGACAAGGTCAACGAGGGTGAGGTGGAGAACCCCAGTGATGATCATACCAAACCCCCGATTTATTGGATTCATGGtaaatttttcttattcaaaatgTAGAAAAAATGTTAGCTTCTAAGCTATCTTATTCAAAGTGACCTTGatcctttttcaaatataaatggCTTGGATTTGatgattatgttttttataCTTATCAGAGGTTGAGTAGTAGCTTATCTCCTTGGacttaaaacactttttttatttgcaaaCAGTTAAGGACATTGAGAATGATCTTGATGCTCAATCACAGGATTGCTACATTGCTGTGGAGGCTTTGTGTGAGGTATCTAgcgtttttcaattttttaaatctcaCAATAAGATAAACAAAATGTTGTTTTACTTATGGGTGGGTCTGATTATTTCTTTTGCAGGTTTTGCGTAGAAAACAGCCTCTTATTGTCTATTTTCCTGACAGTTCACATTGGTTACATAAATCAGTTCCTAAGTCAAACAAAAATGAGTTTTTTCATAAGGTTGAGGAGATGTTTGACCAGTTATCTGGTCCTATAATATTGATTTGTGGGCAAAATAAAGTTCAGTCAGAATCAAATGAGAAAGAACAATTTGTAAGCTTCAATTGTTATTCTTTGTCATGActaaaatgcatttactttttcaCTTTGCTACTATTTACATTTTATGCACTTTTCCCTTGATCACATGTGATGTTTCTGACAGACAATGATACTACGATACCTTGGACGTGTGGCTAAGTTGGTAATgctctttatttttctacaagtcttTGCATTCTGTTAAACATTCTATCGTTAACCTGTGATTTCAAATTATGCTGCTTTCAACTCACTAATTCGTTTCTTTTTGTATCCcaatgaattatattatattgataaatgTAATACTGAATTGCTTTTCTATCAAATAATAGCTTTGAAGAGTTCTGATAATTTATT
Coding sequences within:
- the LOC106759368 gene encoding uncharacterized protein LOC106759368 isoform X3, which codes for MYLRRIQCRRDRLWALVLQPSKYFFRPRFSDHQYFQSLSPKTAVEEYGSHGRIIRERLLGSYSCKHSSSTITFAARDKRPSLCHNSTQLRAYSSESDGRNASEDKQEHVNDGTNFDNRQNQQEKFGKEVEYCNAHARLGEQEQEEWLNNQRLTIENKRRESPFLTRRDKFKNEFRRRIIPWEKINISWDTFPYHIHENTKNLLVECAASHLRHNKCASTFGTRLSSSSGRILLESIPGTELYRERLVRALAQDLQVPLLVLDNSILAPYDIDDDLSSVYESDDDNAESGKEGSLESENDDDNEVSNEEEWFSSTEAKSDARDNEEASSTEIVAGESESSESSKSNSNDTKSSDKSGCQLKKGDRVRYTGPSVQVTDEDRPLTNGQRGEVYEVNGVRVAVIWDINEDKVNEGEVENPSDDHTKPPIYWIHVKDIENDLDAQSQDCYIAVEALCEVLRRKQPLIVYFPDSSHWLHKSVPKSNKNEFFHKVEEMFDQLSGPIILICGQNKVQSESNEKEQFTMILRYLGRVAKLPLSLKRWAEQIKGDMTSEDDEISKFFSNVLSIHPAEDENQLTTFKKQLEEDKKIVTSRSNLSILRKVLEEHQLSCIDLLHLNTDGIVLTKLEAEKVVGWAKNHYLSSCLXPSVKGERLXLPRESLEIAVSRLTSQETMSRESSQSLKNLAKDEYESNFISSVVPPGEIGVKFDDVGALEDVKKALHELVILPMRRPELFSRGNLLRPCKGILLFGPPGTGKTLLAKALATEAGANFINITCSTLTSKWFGEDEKLTKALFSFASKLAPVIIFIDEVDSLLGARGGASEHEATRRMRNEFMAAWDGLRSKEHQRILILGATNRPFDLDDAVIRRLPRRIYVDLPNAENRLKILSIFLAQENLDSEFQLDKLANLTDGYSGSDLKNLCIAAAYRPVQELLENEKKKASNDGTASILRPLNLDDFVQSKTKVGPSVAHDVTSMTELRKWNEMFGEGGNRTKSPFGFGS